A genomic segment from Pseudoxanthomonas sp. CF385 encodes:
- a CDS encoding lysophospholipid acyltransferase family protein translates to MISHLLAAVSKALIGAYPRWIGSQPEPRQRIYFANHASHLDTVALWSALPPALRRTTRPVAARDYWGGGGLKGLIAGPGLNVVLIDRQRVDADADPLQPLYEALDAGASLILFPEGTRNPDTTLLPFKSGLYHLAQRYPRVELIPVYLDNARRSMPKGSLLPVPLICTVRFGTPLATQPGEDKAGFLQRARDAVLALAP, encoded by the coding sequence ATGATCAGCCACCTGCTGGCCGCTGTCAGCAAAGCGCTGATCGGCGCCTACCCGCGCTGGATCGGCAGCCAACCCGAACCCCGCCAGCGCATCTACTTCGCCAACCATGCCAGCCATCTCGACACGGTGGCCCTGTGGTCGGCGCTGCCACCCGCGCTGCGTCGCACGACGCGGCCCGTCGCCGCGCGCGACTACTGGGGCGGCGGCGGACTCAAGGGCCTGATCGCGGGACCGGGCCTCAACGTGGTGCTGATCGACCGACAGCGCGTGGACGCCGATGCTGATCCGCTGCAGCCGCTGTATGAAGCACTGGACGCGGGTGCGTCGCTGATCCTGTTTCCGGAAGGCACGCGCAATCCCGACACCACGCTGCTGCCGTTCAAATCCGGTCTGTACCACCTGGCGCAGCGCTATCCGCGGGTCGAGCTGATCCCGGTCTACCTCGACAACGCCCGGCGCAGCATGCCCAAGGGCAGCCTGTTGCCGGTGCCGCTGATCTGCACGGTGCGCTTCGGCACGCCGTTGGCGACGCAGCCGGGCGAAGACAAGGCCGGCTTCCTGCAGCGCGCACGCGACGCCGTGCTGGCGCTCGCTCCCTGA
- a CDS encoding CDP-alcohol phosphatidyltransferase family protein produces the protein MSHDSNRRPIAARASGWARSISAALARSSVTPNQISVLSIVFAALGAWLLWLATPLALIAAAACIQLRLVCNLLDGMVAMEGGKKTPTGALYNEFPDRVADSLLFVALGYACGAAWLGWLGALAAALTAYVRLAGGSLGLPQDFRGPMAKQHRMAVLTAACLLGAAEAAFAHTGWALRIAAWVIALGALLTCITRSHAIAAALHARDGA, from the coding sequence ATGTCACACGACAGCAACCGGCGTCCCATCGCCGCCCGCGCCAGCGGATGGGCGCGCTCGATCAGCGCCGCCCTCGCGCGCTCGTCCGTCACCCCGAACCAGATCTCGGTGCTGAGCATCGTCTTCGCCGCCCTGGGTGCGTGGCTGCTGTGGCTCGCCACGCCGCTCGCGCTGATCGCCGCGGCGGCGTGCATCCAGCTGCGGTTGGTCTGCAACCTGCTGGACGGCATGGTCGCGATGGAAGGCGGGAAGAAGACGCCGACCGGTGCGCTGTACAACGAGTTCCCGGACCGCGTGGCCGACTCGCTGCTGTTCGTCGCCCTCGGATACGCCTGCGGTGCGGCATGGCTGGGGTGGTTGGGTGCACTGGCGGCCGCGCTCACGGCCTACGTGCGCCTGGCCGGCGGCAGCCTGGGTCTGCCACAGGATTTCAGGGGACCGATGGCCAAGCAGCACCGCATGGCGGTACTGACGGCGGCCTGCCTGCTGGGCGCTGCGGAAGCGGCCTTCGCGCACACCGGCTGGGCGTTGCGGATCGCCGCATGGGTCATCGCGTTGGGCGCGTTGCTGACCTGCATCACCCGCAGCCATGCCATCGCCGCGGCGCTGCACGCACGGGACGGCGCATGA